A stretch of DNA from Leptolyngbya sp. SIO1E4:
CACCATCAGCAACAGCAGACCTCGTTTGCTCAGCCGTCGGGCTGCGGCGATCGCAGCCTCAAAATGACATCTCCATCGATGCATGGTGTTATGACCGTTCCACTTTGTCGGACATTATCGCAACTATAGCGGTATGCAGGCTAATCAAGCACACCCTAGACCCCAAACCCTAGACCCTGTCCTGACCCAGATGTACTGGACTCAACTGAACAAGGCTATATTGCTCGCCATGCCTACTGGGATGAGGAGAAAGGGTGGATGGGAGGAAGGGGTGGATGGGTACAGCGCATCTCTCGTCACCCCTCCCTTCCTCTGCCGTAAACGTTCCCTGCCTACCGCACCGCCTCGGTAAACCTGCTAGGTAGGGGGCTTTCTCAAGCGAGGATTACTCGGGGGTGGCGGTGGGGTATGGGGCGGGGGTTTTTTCTCCACTGGGGTCTCTGAGGGCAGGTTAAAGCTATCGGGTGAATCTCCAGGGATGCCCTTTAGGGCTTCTAAAACCTCTGGGGGAACGCCCGCCAGCGCCACGTCAACCCCGGAATCGTCGGGCTGATCAGGGGTAGCAGCGGTTTCTGGCGCTGATAATTGAGGCGGGCGGGGCGGGGGTGGCGGGGGTTTCACGACTGTCGCTCGGGGGGGCGGCGGCGGCACCGTTACCTCAGGTGAAACCTCTGCTTCAGGCTCTGAATCGGGGATATCACTCTCTTCAGCCGCCTCAACGGTAACTGCACCGACGCTGGCAGCTTCCTCAGTGCTCGGCAGGGTAGACTGATCTGCCAAAATATCGTTGACCTCCGGCGGCACCTCAATGGGTGGGGTTGCTGCCGCCCGTGGGTCTGGGCTATCGGGCTCTTCTGGGAGATACTCCACCGCCTGTAAAAGTTCACTCGGAATTTCAGACTCGATGGGAGGAGGGGGCGTTGGGGCGATCGCCGCTGCCTCAGCCGGTTCTGGAGTCGGCGGTGCGGCTTGAGCAGGAGGCGTCGGCTGATCAGCGATTTCGGGGAAAGGCGGGATGACATCCTGAAACTCAGGGGGGACATCCTCCTCGGGTTCAAAGGTAGCGGGAGGCGGCTCAGGAGAGGGCTGCTCGTCTACAGTATCGAGGGGGAATTCGTCCGCATCCAGGGGAAACTCATCGGCATTCAGGGGGAATTCGTCCGCATCCAGGGGAAACTCGTCATCGGTTGTCGCTACCCCTGGGGCGGCGGCTTCTGGCTCTGGCGTGACCGGCTCTGGCATGATCGGCTCCGACTCTGGCACCGCCGCTTCTAGCGTTACCTCCTCGGGGGGCAGAACCTCGGGGGTGATCTCCCCGGCCTCTTCCTCTGGGATGGTCTCCTCAGGGGTGAGAACCTCAGGGGTCAGCACGTCTGAAGCCGCGGAGTGCGCGGTTTCTCCCTTCGCGATCGGGGCAATTAGATCCAGGGGGATACTCCCGTCTTCCCCCCCCAGCTCCTGAGCTTGGGCAAAGCAAGTACGCGCTTCCGCATCGCGCCCCATTTTTTGCAATGCATCCCCTTTGCCCTGCCAAGTGGCCGCAATATTGGGATTCAGCTCGATAGCTTTGTCAAAACAGAAGATGGCTTCATCTAAACGACCGGTTTCTGCCATTAAATGGCCTTTGCTGATCCACGCGACAATTTCGTTAGGATCCATCTCTAAAGCGCGGTTACAGTTTTGCAGCGCCTCATCCGATCGCCCCAAGTGCAATAATGTTGCCCCGCGTCGGGACAAAGCCTGAGCAATGACAGCCCCTGCGCCGACCAAACCGACTCCTGCTGCTGAGGCCTTGAGGCGTTCTAAATCAGCAGATTCGATCGCAGTGCTGAAGGCATTCAGTGCCTCAGAGTGGCGATTGGCTTTGGCCAGGGTTACCCCCTCTGCTAAAGCCTGTCGGGCTTTGCCCAGGTTGGTATCGAGAGAAACGGACGCTTCTTCAGGGGTGAGCCCTGCGACTCTGCCACCGGTTGGCGGCAGGTCAGTGTCTGTGCCTCCAGGCAAGGCCCCGGCGACTTCATCTTCATCAAAATCGTCTTCCTCATCATCCTGCCAACTGCGCAACAGCCCTAACAGCAACAGGGCTAACACCGCGATCGGAATCATCCAGAGGGTTTGCGGCGGCAGTTGTTGCAGCCGTTGCCAGAGATTCAGCAACTCAGGGGGCAGGGCAAAGGGGGCAGCTTCCTCAGGCTGATCGGCAGCCTCTGAGTCAGGGGCTGGTAAGCGTTGCCCAGTCCGATCTCGAATTTGGGGCGTCTCTCCAGCGCTGACAACCAGGCGTTCTCCATCGGGGGTAAACGCTAAATCATCAATTGCAGCGCCGATATCAGTGATCGGGGCCGCAGCGGTTGTCCCATCACCCGCCAGCAGCTGCAGCGAGCCGGTTTCATCTCCAACCGCAAGGCTAGTGCCATCCGGATTGGCCGCCAAGGCCGTGACCGGCCCCGATGCCTGACTGGGCTCGCCCACCGCTGCCCCTGTGGCATCCCACTGTCGTACCGTACCGTCTACCCCGCCAGAGGCAAAGCTGCCATCAGGTTTGACCGCCAGGGTTTGAACCGCCCCTTCATGGCCGCCAATGGGCTCTCCCTTAGGGGTGGCATCAGCCGTGTTCCACTGGCGAATAGTCCCGTCTTTGGAAGCGGTAATGAGCGTTTGTCCATCTGGGGTTAGGGCCATATCCCGCACGGTATCTTCATGGCCACTGATGGGTTCGCCCACGGGATTACCTGTGTCATCCCAGCGCTGTAGGGTGCCGCTGGTGCTAGCGCTAATAAAGGTGCCATCGGGCTGCACAACCAGGCTGGTAACCGGCCCATTGCCCCCATTGATAGGATCACCGATGGGGGTGCCCACAGCGTCCCAGAATCGAATCGTGCCATCAGCACCACCACTGATGAGTCGCTGCCCATCTGGGCTGAAGGCCAAGGCAGTAATCGGGCCAGTGTGAGCGTCTACCGGATCCCCTGATGAGGTGCCATCAGCGTTCCAGAAATTGAGGCGACCCGCCCGAGTACCCGTCACAAACCCTTCGCCATTGGGGCGCATCGCCGCGACATGGTCGGGCAACTCCGCCGCGGCGACATCAGCCGCTTCAGCCGCTTTGGCCTGAGCCACTGCAGCTTGCCCCTCAGGGTTCGTGGCAAAGGCCAAAAAGGCTTCTATTGCCATGGGTAACGGCGTCGTTACCTGATAGACAAAGTTGCGAGGTTGAGAATAGGGATAGCGGGGGTCATCGGGCAAGGTCCCGTGCATGGGGAGTACCCGCACGTTGTCTTGGTCGAGTACCTGACTGGCGATCGCATAGCTGATGCCGTTATTTCCCAGGGCATCCACCACTTCAGCAGTGCTGTCATTGGGGAGCTGCACGACATCGCCTCCCGTTGTCAGATCTCCGCCAAAGAGTTCGTAATCTCCCAGAGCTCGTCGCGTATCGCTGGTAACGGGGCGATCAATCAGTCGAATCGGCAAGTCTGGCCCGCCAATTTGATTCCAGTTCGTAATTTCGCCACGAAAAATTTGGACAAACGTCGCTGAGTCGACATTGCCCTGGAAGGGATTATCTTGACTGACAATGAGGGCAATTTTTTCTCGGCTAACTGACACTGCCGTCAGCCCCTGAGCCTCTTCTTCGTCTGTCAGAGGGCGCGCAATTGCAGCCAGATCAGCGGTTCCTGTCTGCAGGTTTTGGAGAGCAACGTCAGTAGGCTGCTCAACCAGATTGACAGTTGCCCCAACATAGCTTTGCTGAAAGCGCTCTAAGAGCGTGCGGGTAATCACCGCCATGCTAGAGGACCCCTCAATGCTGAGGACAGTGCCTTCTGGCAAACTTTCAGGCAAGTTGAAGGTGGGCGTCAGTTCTGGCGGGACTTCTCCTCCGGGAGCTGGGGCTGGCGGTACCGGTTCAGACTCATCCGCAGGCTCCGCAGGCTCCGCAGGGGGCTCGTTCGGTGCCTCGGTTTCTGCCGCAGGAGGCTCTGCCGCAGGAGGGGGCGCTTCCTCCTCTGGCTCTGGAGTGGGGGCCGCCTCAGGGGGGGGCTCAGGTGAGACAGGATCAGAGGAATCAGGATTCACTTGTGCTAGCCACCACCAGGTTTGTGGCCGTGCCATTGCTGGAGGTGCCATGCAGGCTACCAACAACAACAAAACGAGTAATGACCGATTCCGTAGCTTAACCATTCCGGGCAGCTCCTCACCAGCGACCTTACGGTTGTCTAGTAACAATACGATTTTCCGATAAGGATACTAAGGATATCGGAATTAGAACGCCTGTAATTGCAATCTTTCTATGCATTCTTAAGAGATTAGGCTAATTTGAGAGCGCAGGTAGACACCCAAGCAAGCGATTTAAGGGGGCAACGGAGACTATGGCGACCGTTCGCACAGGCGACAGGCTAGCGATTGCCTCCCTGATAGGGCTGATGAGTCTAGGCGCCGCCGCACCGGCGATCGCGCAGCCTATAGAGTCCTCTGACTCTGTTTCTGAAGAAACAGTGCCCTATTTGCGCCCGCCCGCGTCTTGCCCCAGTGAAATCGAACCGCTCATGGCCGGGCTACTGCGGGATCTGCCGGGTTACGCCAACCGCGTAGCCCATCGCAGCCTGGGCCTGAATGAAGAGGTTGCCGGGTTCGGCACCATCCTGGTGGCCGGTCGGGCGGAATTTGACCCGCTCGACATCTCCACCCTGACCTTTAGTGAAGGTACTGCCGCCTCGCCAGAAACGATTCAACAGGTTTTTTTCACCACCCTCGAACGGCAATATACGGCCACCCAGTTCGTTCAACTTGAGCAGTATCACTGGCTATTTCTGACGGCAGCGGAGGACGGCTGGCGCTTGGCGCTGATGTTTTCTCGCGTTGCCGCCGATGAGACCCTGGCCCGTCCCCCCACTCCCCCCCGAGAAACCAGTGAGGGCATTATCGGTCAGGCCGTGCGGCTTTGGCTCAGAGACTGTCGGGCGGGGGCCATATACCCGGTTGAACCGGTTGAAGAAGCCACCGTAGAGGAATCGACCACAGGGCGATAGAGCGTATCTCGCTGCTGGTAAGGGCGACCCAAAGCGGTGATCGCCTGCTGCAGCTCTCTGACGCTCATACAGGTTCCCCCTTGCGCCCCGGCCATGGTGGTGATGTGCTCTTCCATCAGGGTGCCGCCAATGTCATTACAGCCCCAGCGCAGGGCTTCTGCTGCCCCTGCCAGACCCAACTTGACCCAGCTGGGCTGATGGTTTGGAATCCAATTGCCCAGGTAGAGGCGGGCGATCGCCGTTAAATGCAAAACAGCCTGCAGCACAGGCTGATCGCGACCGACCCGACGGCGCAAAGACTTGGGGGCATCTTGTCCGACAAAGGGCAACAAAATAAATTCCGTAATGCGGGCAGGTGCTTTGTGGGCCACGGCTCGCTGCTGTAACCTCCGTAAGCGATCCATATGCAGAATTTGCTGCTGAGGGGTTTCGATATGCCCACACAGCAGAGTGCTGGTGGTCGAAACCCCGAGCTGGTGGGCTAAGCCAACAATGTCGATCCAGGTTTCGGTATTGATTTTCTCAGGGCATAAAACCCGACGCACCTCATCATCGAGCACTTCGGCAGCAGTGCCTGGCAGTGACCCCACCCCCGCTGATTGCAGCGCCGTAATCACCTGACGATAGCTGAGGCCATCTTCTCGGGCAATGAACTGCACCTCTTGGGGTGAAAACGCGTGTAAGTGTAAGTCGGGGAACCTGACTTTGAGGTTGCGCAGCAGCTGTTGATAGTACTTGAGGCTGCTGCCATCAACTTTGGCTGTGGGGTTAAGGCCCCCCTGCATACAAATCTCGGTAGCGCCCTGGGCCACCGCCTCAGTGGCCTTTTCCACCATGGCCCCCCAGTCTAACCAAAAGGCACCCGCCTGCCCGTCATCTCGCCGAAACGCACAAAAGCTACAGTGCTGTTCACAAATGTTGGTGAAGTTAAGGTTGCGGTTAATTACGTAGGTGACCGTGTCCCCGACCTGCTGCTGTCGTCGGATATCAGCAGCGTCGCGAATGGCCGCGATCGCGCCTGCATCTTGTTGCAACAGCAACTGAACTCCATCCGTTGGGGTGAGATCTATTCCGGCCAAGGCACGCTCTAAAATAGCGTCTAAAGGGTGAGTCATAGGTTATTGAGCGCGTTCCGTGTACTGCCTCTATTGTGAACGAGGGGCCTCATTTAACCCGAAAATTGGGAACTCAATCATGCCAAAATCCAGAAATGCGGAGGCTCAAGAGAACTACCTGACCTCGGCACTTCACGAAAGCTTTATGGGGTCAGGGTGAAAATTCGCACTGCCCACGCCTAACCTCCCTAGAAATAACGATATAACCCTTATATAGGGGCTTCGTACCCGTTATTTCCTCTGATGGCTCCGCAAACATGATCTCCCTTGACACCCAACCAGTGACTGGCAAGCAGCGCTCTCAGCGGTTAATTGACCACATCGGGCAAACCTTTATCCTGGCCTGCCGAGAAGAGACCACGGCCCTGGAGCAGGCCCTCAGCCACTCTGGATTAGCGTGCGAAGTTTTGCGGCAGCAACCCCGCCCCGACTATGCCGATTACTCGCGGAGCTTTTTGTGCTTGCTGAATCATCGCCGTGCCTGGGAACTCGCGAGCCGTGCCGCAAAGCCGACGCTGATTGTAGAAGCCGATTTTGTCCCGGTGCAAAACTTTGGCCAACTGCCCATTTCCTTTACCCCAGATAACCCCAACCTGGGTATTGCCTGGCTCTATACCTGTGCCCCTCAGGTGTATCGCATCATTGAGGGGGGCTATGCCACTGGCTACTCCACGTCCATGGTGGCCTACGTTATCTCTCCTAAAAGTGCTCGATTTTTGATGCAGATGGCAGATGGGGTGGCTGCCGATCCGGGACCGCGTGAATATACCCCGTGGGATTCGGGCTTAGACTACAGCCTGCGCGATCATGGGTTTGTCAACTATGTTCCGTTTCGCAACTATGGTGAGCATGGTGGGCTGCCTAACCCAGAGCATCGTCAAAACAAGCTGAGCCCGACTCACCGAGCGGATGTACTCTACGGACCGCTCAGCTTTCAGCCATTTTATGCACGAGCAAAGGGGGTGGGTCAGCCCCGCCTAGGACAGTACCTGCGGGGGCGCTTTTACGGTCGGGTGAAGGGGCTAGGACGGCTGCTGCTCGGGAAATATTTGCGCGTTCCGGTGTTGAAGTCAGCGGAACATCCACTGCCGTTGGCCTGGTTTGCCCTGCGGCGTCAGTTTACACTCTGGCTTTAGGCTGCTCAGGGGCGCGATCGTGCCGCCTATCGTCTCCTGTTATGACCAGACTCACGGCCCTCAGCCTAAACGCTGTGCCGTCGGTCGATTAGCCAGTAGCTTTCCATCTGCCCCCGCCCCTTGACTGCGATGGTGCCCCGGCGTTCAAAAATAAATCGACCCCTGAGGCGTCTGTAAACCTCAGGGGTTACCTGTATGCGAGCGGGCACCCCCGTCGTTTCCATGCGGCTGGCAATATTGACCGTGTCTCCCCACAGGTCATAGGCAAATTTGCGCATGCCAATAACCCCGGCGATCACCGATCCCGTATTGATGCCGATGCGCAACTGAAAGGCAGTGCCGTCTGGGCGCACAAACGTATCCATAGCCTGCTGCATGTCTAAGGCCATCAGCGCCACGGCATCTGCATGATCAGGCCGGGCAACAGGCAAGCCTCCTGCTGCCATGTAGGCATCGCCTATGGTTTTGATCTTCTCTAACCCATGGCGCTCTGCCAGGCGATCAAACGTAGAGAACACATCATTGAGGAGGCACACGAGTTGCTTGGGGCTCATTTGCCCAGAAGCGGCGGTGAATTCGACCAAATCGGCAAAAAGCACCGTCACCTCGTCAAAACTTTCAGCGATGGTGCGAGCGCCAGATTTTAGACGCGTGGCAATTTGATAGGGCAAGATATTGACCAGCAGGCGATCCGCTTGCCGCCGTTGATGGCGCAACTCCATCTCAATACGACGGCGCTCAGTCGTATCATGAACGATGCCTTCGTAGTACAAAAAGTGACTGTCTGCGTCGTAGACCTTCCGAATGGTTTCGCTGATCCAGATTTTAGTCCCATCTTTTCGATAGACTTCAGACTCTGCATCCACAATTTTTTCGTACTGTTGCAGATAAACCGCCAATTCATCTCGGCGTTTGGGCTGAACGTAAAGCTGTTTCCCAATATCTGTAATGCTCTGGATTAAGTCGTCCGGTGAGTCATAGCCATAGGTTTGCGCCAAAGCCGGGTTAACACTAATGTAACGGCCTGCTTCCGTGGCTTGAAAAATCCCTTCTGTGGCATTTTCAAAAATTCTGCGGTATTTTGCTTCCGTTTGTCGGAGGGCATTTTCTACTTGCTTACGTTCCCGAACTTCTTGCAGCAGGAGTGCATTTTGATGACTCAGCTGCTGCCGACGCCGATAGCCATCCAATTGATACTGAATGCGAGCCACCACTTCATCTCGATGAAAGGGTGGACTCAAATAGTCACTGGCACCAGCATCAAAGGCTTGAGCAATTTGATGAGGGACGCGATCGCCCACCATAATGACGGGAATATCTCGCGTGAGGCGGGTTTCTTTAAGGATTTGACACAGCCCATAACCATCTGTCGCAAGCAGAGGAATTCCAATGATGACAAGGTCAATTGTGTGTTCTCTAAAATAGGTCTGATGCTCGTCTAGAGACGCGACATCGTTAATACTGTAGTCACAATCTCTTAACACCTCAGAGAGAGATTGAAGGGCTAAATGTTCATTATGAACCATGAGCAACGTGTGCTCATTTCCCTTACTGACATGCAAATTTAATGGCTCGGCCCGGCTGCTCAAGGTTAGCTATCCTTCATGGATTCCACGACACGTCACTCAACACGACACGTCACTCAACAGGAAGCAACGTTGAATGGGTTGCCATACCCCTATATTGCCTCGACTCCCCCTATTTTGCATCGACGGTAGACATTACCGAGTGTTAACGACGTAATTCAAACAAAATCACACCCTGACGCCTGATCGAAGCAAATTGCACCCTTTTATTCCAACTATCCAACTATGAGTATGAGCAATTTTTGAGAGCAGAATAACAACTTCATCGCCCTTCATCGAGTCATTCTAAGTCCGGTTTACGTAACCGTCATCGGATATCATCGATTTCCACTCGAATCGTGTCCCAACACTTTAGGTGTCTGTACCTAAAGTTGGAGGGGGTCTATAGATAAGGTTACCCAGCAACGATTCCGTTGCTGGGATCCTTTGTAAAGATTGCTGAGATATTTACGGATTTACCTGATCATCTGATGCATTCTTCGCAAGGTAAGCCTGAATCGCATCCGCCGTAATTTGTGACATTGGACGCCCCTCCCGCTCAGCCGTTTGTTTTAGCAATGCATAGGTCTCACCGTAGATACCAATGCGATGACGCTGATCTTTTTTCCGGGCCTTGTAAGTGGCTGGATCATAGCTGTCAGAAAATTGTCGGAGGGCATCAAAGCCGACGCGATCGCAAAAGTCACCAAAGCTTTCTGCGGCTTTCCGCCGGTCTCGGAAATAAATGAACAGGGGTTCTAGGCCTGTTTCCAACTCATTAACCTTGAGCCGCTCCACAAAAGGACGCGCAAGCCGGGTCTGATTGGGGGAGCCCCCTAGCCAAATTTGGTAGCTTTCGGGAGCGCTCCCGACAAACCCCAGTTCGGCCATGTAGGGGCGAGCACACCCATTGGGGCAGCCCGTCATCCGCACCACAAAATGCTCGTTTTGGAGCCCGAGCTTATTCAGCAGCGATCGCAGCCGCCCCAATATGTCGGGAATCACCCGCTCTGATTCGGTAATGGCCAGGCCGCAGGTCGGCAAAGCCGGACAGGCCATTGCATAGCGCACTAGGGGCTCAATCTCAGCGGGCTCAATCACGCCATGGCTCGTCAAAATATCCTGAATGGCGGCCTTATCTTCAGGCTTAATTTCATAGAGCACGATGCTCTGATTGGCCGTAATCCGCATCGGCACCTGAAAACGCTGAACAATTTCCTTGAGGGCCGTTTTCAGCTTTAGGGTGCCGTTGTCATAGATGCGGCCATTGTCTACATTGACCCCAACAAACCACTGGCCATCGCCCTGCTCGTGCCAGCCGAGATAGTCTTCAAACTGCCAGGCTGGCAGCGGTTGGTAAGGCTGCAGCGGTTTGCCCAAGTAGCTTTCTACCTGATGGCGGAACTTATCAACACCCCAGTCATTCAGGAGATATTTCATCCGAGCATGGCGACGATTGAAGCGATCGCCATAATCCCGCTGGGTGGCCACAATCGCCTTCATCACATCGTAGACATCGGCTTTATCCACATAGCCAATTTCATCTGCTACCCGGGCAAAGGTTTCTTCTTTATTGTGGGTGCGCCCCATGCCGCCCCCGGCCAAAATGTTGAACCCTTGCAGGTCACCCGCTTCATCGGTGATTACCACCAGGGTGACATCCTGGGTATACACATCCACAGAGTTGTCGCCCGGCACCGTCACCGCCACCTTAAATTTCCGGGGCATGTAGTGGGTGCCGTAGATGGGCTCCTGACTGTTGTGGACAATGGTGCCGTTGCCGTTACGCTGCCGGG
This window harbors:
- a CDS encoding PAS domain S-box protein, with the protein product MVHNEHLALQSLSEVLRDCDYSINDVASLDEHQTYFREHTIDLVIIGIPLLATDGYGLCQILKETRLTRDIPVIMVGDRVPHQIAQAFDAGASDYLSPPFHRDEVVARIQYQLDGYRRRQQLSHQNALLLQEVRERKQVENALRQTEAKYRRIFENATEGIFQATEAGRYISVNPALAQTYGYDSPDDLIQSITDIGKQLYVQPKRRDELAVYLQQYEKIVDAESEVYRKDGTKIWISETIRKVYDADSHFLYYEGIVHDTTERRRIEMELRHQRRQADRLLVNILPYQIATRLKSGARTIAESFDEVTVLFADLVEFTAASGQMSPKQLVCLLNDVFSTFDRLAERHGLEKIKTIGDAYMAAGGLPVARPDHADAVALMALDMQQAMDTFVRPDGTAFQLRIGINTGSVIAGVIGMRKFAYDLWGDTVNIASRMETTGVPARIQVTPEVYRRLRGRFIFERRGTIAVKGRGQMESYWLIDRRHSV
- a CDS encoding LPS biosynthesis glycosyltransferase, which gives rise to MISLDTQPVTGKQRSQRLIDHIGQTFILACREETTALEQALSHSGLACEVLRQQPRPDYADYSRSFLCLLNHRRAWELASRAAKPTLIVEADFVPVQNFGQLPISFTPDNPNLGIAWLYTCAPQVYRIIEGGYATGYSTSMVAYVISPKSARFLMQMADGVAADPGPREYTPWDSGLDYSLRDHGFVNYVPFRNYGEHGGLPNPEHRQNKLSPTHRADVLYGPLSFQPFYARAKGVGQPRLGQYLRGRFYGRVKGLGRLLLGKYLRVPVLKSAEHPLPLAWFALRRQFTLWL
- the cofH gene encoding 7,8-didemethyl-8-hydroxy-5-deazariboflavin synthase subunit CofH — protein: MTHPLDAILERALAGIDLTPTDGVQLLLQQDAGAIAAIRDAADIRRQQQVGDTVTYVINRNLNFTNICEQHCSFCAFRRDDGQAGAFWLDWGAMVEKATEAVAQGATEICMQGGLNPTAKVDGSSLKYYQQLLRNLKVRFPDLHLHAFSPQEVQFIAREDGLSYRQVITALQSAGVGSLPGTAAEVLDDEVRRVLCPEKINTETWIDIVGLAHQLGVSTTSTLLCGHIETPQQQILHMDRLRRLQQRAVAHKAPARITEFILLPFVGQDAPKSLRRRVGRDQPVLQAVLHLTAIARLYLGNWIPNHQPSWVKLGLAGAAEALRWGCNDIGGTLMEEHITTMAGAQGGTCMSVRELQQAITALGRPYQQRDTLYRPVVDSSTVASSTGSTGYMAPARQSLSQSRTA
- a CDS encoding substrate-binding domain-containing protein translates to MVKLRNRSLLVLLLLVACMAPPAMARPQTWWWLAQVNPDSSDPVSPEPPPEAAPTPEPEEEAPPPAAEPPAAETEAPNEPPAEPAEPADESEPVPPAPAPGGEVPPELTPTFNLPESLPEGTVLSIEGSSSMAVITRTLLERFQQSYVGATVNLVEQPTDVALQNLQTGTADLAAIARPLTDEEEAQGLTAVSVSREKIALIVSQDNPFQGNVDSATFVQIFRGEITNWNQIGGPDLPIRLIDRPVTSDTRRALGDYELFGGDLTTGGDVVQLPNDSTAEVVDALGNNGISYAIASQVLDQDNVRVLPMHGTLPDDPRYPYSQPRNFVYQVTTPLPMAIEAFLAFATNPEGQAAVAQAKAAEAADVAAAELPDHVAAMRPNGEGFVTGTRAGRLNFWNADGTSSGDPVDAHTGPITALAFSPDGQRLISGGADGTIRFWDAVGTPIGDPINGGNGPVTSLVVQPDGTFISASTSGTLQRWDDTGNPVGEPISGHEDTVRDMALTPDGQTLITASKDGTIRQWNTADATPKGEPIGGHEGAVQTLAVKPDGSFASGGVDGTVRQWDATGAAVGEPSQASGPVTALAANPDGTSLAVGDETGSLQLLAGDGTTAAAPITDIGAAIDDLAFTPDGERLVVSAGETPQIRDRTGQRLPAPDSEAADQPEEAAPFALPPELLNLWQRLQQLPPQTLWMIPIAVLALLLLGLLRSWQDDEEDDFDEDEVAGALPGGTDTDLPPTGGRVAGLTPEEASVSLDTNLGKARQALAEGVTLAKANRHSEALNAFSTAIESADLERLKASAAGVGLVGAGAVIAQALSRRGATLLHLGRSDEALQNCNRALEMDPNEIVAWISKGHLMAETGRLDEAIFCFDKAIELNPNIAATWQGKGDALQKMGRDAEARTCFAQAQELGGEDGSIPLDLIAPIAKGETAHSAASDVLTPEVLTPEETIPEEEAGEITPEVLPPEEVTLEAAVPESEPIMPEPVTPEPEAAAPGVATTDDEFPLDADEFPLNADEFPLDADEFPLDTVDEQPSPEPPPATFEPEEDVPPEFQDVIPPFPEIADQPTPPAQAAPPTPEPAEAAAIAPTPPPPIESEIPSELLQAVEYLPEEPDSPDPRAAATPPIEVPPEVNDILADQSTLPSTEEAASVGAVTVEAAEESDIPDSEPEAEVSPEVTVPPPPPRATVVKPPPPPPRPPQLSAPETAATPDQPDDSGVDVALAGVPPEVLEALKGIPGDSPDSFNLPSETPVEKKPPPHTPPPPPSNPRLRKPPT
- the sir gene encoding sulfite reductase, ferredoxin dependent, which codes for MVQTPIRPGYSPAEDSVKKVSKLEGIKERSNFLREPLASELQEETTHFSEAAVQILKFHGSYQQDNRDNRVKGQEKDYRMMLRTRNPGGFIPPELYLALNDLSDRYGYGNLRATTRQGIQLHGILKQNLRATIATIIRNLGSTLGACGDLNRNVMAPPAPFKRKPEYLLARQYADQIADLLRPQTEAYYEIWLEGEKAVTVEEHPDVVAARQRNGNGTIVHNSQEPIYGTHYMPRKFKVAVTVPGDNSVDVYTQDVTLVVITDEAGDLQGFNILAGGGMGRTHNKEETFARVADEIGYVDKADVYDVMKAIVATQRDYGDRFNRRHARMKYLLNDWGVDKFRHQVESYLGKPLQPYQPLPAWQFEDYLGWHEQGDGQWFVGVNVDNGRIYDNGTLKLKTALKEIVQRFQVPMRITANQSIVLYEIKPEDKAAIQDILTSHGVIEPAEIEPLVRYAMACPALPTCGLAITESERVIPDILGRLRSLLNKLGLQNEHFVVRMTGCPNGCARPYMAELGFVGSAPESYQIWLGGSPNQTRLARPFVERLKVNELETGLEPLFIYFRDRRKAAESFGDFCDRVGFDALRQFSDSYDPATYKARKKDQRHRIGIYGETYALLKQTAEREGRPMSQITADAIQAYLAKNASDDQVNP